A genomic region of Pseudochaenichthys georgianus chromosome 12, fPseGeo1.2, whole genome shotgun sequence contains the following coding sequences:
- the ambp gene encoding protein AMBP encodes MPPPRSKSEGVKRSEGFRVLDHSFQRRVDGRPDRMHNAVIQVSLLLLAWTWTLQGVPVLPDPLYPSQENFDLAQFMGTWHDVAIASSCPHMQHQREESAIGTLVLQGGTTQGKVKATRRVLRQGTCKEMTVDFGLTTTPGRFSYHVAKWGADVDGYVVHTNYIEYAIIIMSKQKSGGDTSTSLKLFSRSMTVRDTVLEDFKTLVRDQGMSDDTITIKQNKGDCVPGEVVAEPTAQPEAQRRRRRDVVPSLVPADVEGSGDDTPLFNGSESCKAAPETGPCFGLHQRYYYNSSSMSCALFNYGGCMGNQNNFENERECLQRCRTEAVCRLPMAAMPCTGQPPVWAFDSTVGLCVQYKQGFCQGNANKFYSKAECDEYCGVVNDEGELLKAN; translated from the exons ATGCCCCCTCCCCGTTCGAAGAGTGAAGGGGTAAAAAGGAGTGAGGGATTCAGGGTCTTGGATCATTCCTTTCAGAGACGAGTTGACGGACGCCCTGATAGGATGCATAACGCTGTGATTCAGGTttccctgctgctgctggcctgGACGTGGACCCTCCAGGGGGTCCCGGTCCTCCCAGACCCTCTCTACCCCTCGCAGGAGAACTTTGATCTGGCCCAG TTCATGGGAACATGGCATGATGTTGCCATTGCCAGTTCATGCCCCCACATGCAACATCAGAGGGAGGAGTCAGCCATTGGTACACTGGTTCTGCAGGGCGGCACCACTCAGGGCAAAGTCAAGGCCACTCGGAGGGTACTCAG ACAAGGAACGTGCAAGGAGATGACTGTGGATTTTGGGTTGACCACCACACCAGGACGATTCTCCTACCATGTTGCAA AGTGGGGGGCAGACGTGGATGGCTATGTGGTTCACACAAACTACATTGAGTATGCGATTATAATAATGAGCAAACAGAAGTCAGGAGGGGATACGAGCACCTCACTTAAGCTTTTCA GTCGATCCATGACGGTGAGAGACACGGTGCTGGAGGACTTCAAAACACTGGTCAGAGATCAGGGAATGAGTGATGACACTATCACAATTAAGCAGAACAAAG GTGACTGTGTTCCTGGAGAGGTGGTGGCGGAGCCGACAGCTCAGCCTGAGGCTCAG aggaggaggaggagagacgtGGTGCCTTCTCTGGTTCCAGCAGATGTCGAGGGTTCTGGTGATGATACACCTCTTTTCAATGGAAGCG AGTCCTGTAAAGCAGCACCAGAAACAGGCCCATGTTTCGGGCTGCACCAGCGTTACTACTACAACTCCTCCTCCATGAGCTGTGCACTCTTCAATTACGGAGGCTGTATGGGCAACCAGAACAACTTTGAAAACGAGAGAGAGTGTCTGCAGAGATGTCGCACTGAAG ctgtgtgccgcCTGCCAATGGCGGCCATGCCGTGCACCGGCCAGCCGCCCGTCTGGGCCTTCGACTCCACCGTGGGCCTCTGCGTGCAGTACAAACAGGGCTTCTGCCAGGGCAACGCCAACAAGTTCTACAGCAAGGCCGAGTGTGACGAGTACTGCGGGGTGGTCAATGACG AGGGAGAGCTCCTGAAAGCAAACTGA